The Rhizoctonia solani chromosome 4, complete sequence genome contains a region encoding:
- a CDS encoding WD40 domain-containing protein, with the protein MSSTAPNKSRKKKQRREKKDIPIPLGDNQATHAYELKDDEELRLENVLFGTPLAGSSWGSGTKQGKEAADTSMGHLLDEELFFDDSAPTADQVPQVSEDQHEQDEPVQAVASALLSGASSRKKAAWVDPDDIQLDISIASDRRLRKLRDSTVEDTISGKEYESRLRRQFEKVNPVPEWAATRPKRSRRLSQASVSGSDSDEEPVVEPTTGLVHVADAPTDALPQTELAITRLRDANQAARTDGPVTKIQFHPSSRVPVLMVAGADKRVRLFNVDGLTNPLLQTLHTPALPPNNASFHPAGTSVLLSGPRPFICVYDLQSAHVATHHVSGRTRPDAKTDTQDRACDVNAFSRDGRTLAIAGRQGRVRLLDWASVGIVGEIKASASVKSIWWSARDDTDPEMYTLDANAEICAWDVRMRRCLRRWRDDGGFGTTIATEGPGRYTAVGSKSGIVNVYDTPSTLANSAPMPLKTLPHLTTSVTSLCFNHDAQILASASKTKKDQLKLIHTKSLTTFANWPTSGTPLGHVTTLDFSTRSEYLAIGNTRGNVLLYNLRHYAVAR; encoded by the exons ATGTCCTCTACGGCTCCAAACAAATCGAGGAAAAAGAAGCAACGCAGGGAGAAAAAAGATATACCTATACCGCTAGGCGACAACCAAGCCACTCACGCGTACGAGCTCAAGGATGACGAGGAGTTGAGGTTGGAGAATGTGCTCTTTGGGACCCCCTTGGCAGGAAGTAGTTGGGGGAGCGGTACAAAGCAGGGCAAAGAGGCGGCAGATACGTCTATGGGTCACTTATTGGATGAAGAG CTTTTCTTCGACGATTCAGCCCCAACCGCAGACCAAGTGCCGCAAGTTTCCGAGGATCAGCATGAGCAAGATGAGCCCGTTCAGGCAGTTGCAAGCGCACTTTTGTCTGGGGCCTCATCACGCAAGAAGGCAGCTTGGGTTGACCCAGATGATATTCAGCTAGATATCTCTATTGCATCAGACCGACGTCTCCGGAAACTTCGTGACAGCACGGTAGAGGACACAATATCAGGAAAGGAATACGAATCCAGATTGAGGCGGCA GTTTGAAAAGGTCAATCCAGTCCCTGAGTGGGCAGCCACACGTCCCAAGAGGTCAAGGCGGTTATCTCAGGCCTCTGTCTCGGGTTCCGACTCAGACGAGGAGCCAGTTGTAGAACCAACCACAGGCCTAGTGCATGTTGCAGATGCTCCAACCGATGCACTCCCCCAAACCGAATTAGCCATAACGCGGCTGCGAGATGCCAACCAAGCCGCACGAACCGATGGCCCAGTGACCAAAATACAGTTTCATCCCTCCTCGCGTGTACCTGTGCTTATGGTTGCTGGCGCGGACAAGCGGGTTCGGCTATTCAAC GTTGACGGCCTTACAAACCCCTTGCTACAAACTTTGCACACCCCTGCGCTCCCCCCGAATAATGCAAGCTTCCACCCAGCTGGAACCTCAGTTCTCCTATCTGGACCAAGACCATTTATATGCGTCTATGATCTTCAGTCGGCGCATGTCGCTACCCATCACGTATCAGGGC GTACCCGGCCAGATGCGAAGACAGACACCCAAGATCGGGCGTGCGATGTCAACGCCTTCTCCCGTGATGGACGTACCCTTGCAATTGCTGGTCGACAGGGGCGTGTGCGATTACTAGACTGGGCCAGTGTTGGCATTGTAGGAGAAATAAAGGCTTCTGCATCAGTGAAATCCATTTGGTGGAGTGCACGCGATGATACCGACCCGGAGATGTATACCCTGGACGCCAACGCTGAAATTTGCGCGTGGGACGTACGCATGCGGAGATGCTTGAGAAGGTGGCGAGATGACGGTGGTTTTGGGACAACAATAGCAACTGAAGGGCCCGGTAGATACACGGCTGTAGG GTCTAAATCTGGAATAGTTAACGTCTATGATACCCCTTCAACCCTAGCCAACTCGGCACCCATGCCGCTCAAGACTTTACCACACCTCACCACTTCTGTCACATCATTATGCTTCAACCATGATGCCCAGATTCTCGCTAGCGCTAGCAAAACCAAGAAGGATCAACTCAAACTG ATCCACACCAAAAGTCTGACTACATTCGCTAACTGGCCGACATCGGGCACGCCGCTTGGTCATGTTACTACGCTGGATTTTTCGACAAGAAGTGAATACCTCGCAATTGGCAACACACGAGGCAACGTGCTGTTATACAACTTGCGGCACTATGCCGTGGCTCGATGA
- a CDS encoding cation transporter ChaC: protein MIVREKNGYTVQHLDVWGIVDGVEKIIVPNATCYVGRSDNPAFVGSEPVPILAKKIWESSGPSGPNKEYLYELARAVRELAPESHDSHLSALEAYVRRLDEQSDE, encoded by the exons ATGATCGTGCGTGAAAAGAACGGATATACAGTTCAGCACTTGGATGTTTGGGGTATTGTTGATGGTGTCGAGAAGATCATTGTTCCAAAC GCTACCTGTTATGTTGGTCGCAGTGATAACCCAGCATTTG TTGGATCGGAACCTGTTCCTATACTTGCAAAGAAAATCTGGGAATCGTCAGGGCCGTCAGGGCCAAATAAG GAATACCTCTATGAGTTGGCCCGCGCTGTGCGGGAGCTCGCCCCCGAGAGCCATGACAGCCATCTATCCGCACTCGAA GCGTACGTTCGGCGGCTCGACGAACAATCGGATGAATAG
- a CDS encoding glycosyltransferase family 25 protein, with protein MSEPYPNTQYCWGLLVGISVMIMYWPSQLRYRGRYQTARTRSTHAREELAQVAHVTRAEMSKRAPVFDPHCAMALAGVHTQCYFLWLLAILSITYCIVGLIVFLRPHPLFPIPNSTEYEAQSGLFTEAEGNVPVQHSTPRIYMLNLPRRTDRRERMMKLRAATGLSWTFVDSTDSNAEIVTQIMERVRWIRAAAHLHAIDSNFRGWWSDHHDVFEWRHMSNDSESEPSSELWELARSDPASADHTHPLPVPPSIDQRPPLEVATSRIIPRNGEAQDSRQTLKNNPLFNTSTNSARTATRGVTNTLTPRLPKLPYWRVLTRAAIACWHSHISVIREIALETIQAGTSDAGVIILEDDIDMEVDIQQRIGRLWEALPPDWDMLFLGHCWSAEGTYPPLRSHDQLHPSHSPKCTHAYAISRKGARRLVELLRKPSVAYSRPLDTAFLDLIRSNLVNAYSVHPSVVIQTKNTPSDIFPGNGSRWRDILQMPALKGSEKI; from the exons ATGAGTGAACCGTATCCGAATACGCAGTATTGTTGGGGGCTGCTCGTCGGGATTTCGGTCATGATCATGTATTGGCCAAGTCAACTCAGATATCGTGGTCGGTACCAAACTGCCAGGACTCGGTCGACACATGCCAGGGAAGAGCTCGCACAAGTCGCCCACGTGACAAGGGCTGAAATGAGCAAGCGAGCCCCTGTCTTCGACCCCCATTGCGCAATGGCACTTGCCGGAGTTCATACGCAATGTTATTTCCTCTGGTTACTTGCAATCTTATCCATCACCTATTGCATCGTTGGATTAATTGTATtcttgagaccccacccgcTCTTTCCGATACCGAATAGTACCGAATATGAGGCGCAGTCTGGTCTGTTTACGGAAGCCGAGGGGAATGTTCCTgtgcaacattctaccccgCGCATTTACATGCTCAACTTACCTCGACGTACCGATCGCCGTGAGCGAATGATGAAGCTTCGGGCAGCAACCGGACTGTCGTGGACATTTGTGGATTCAACGGATTCCAATGCAGAAATCGTCACCCAAATCATGGAGCGTGTGAGATGGATAAGGGCAGCCGCGCATCTCCACGCCATCGACTCAAATTTTCGTGGATGGTGGAGCGATCATCACGATGTATTCGAATGGAGGCATATGTCCAATGATTCTGAATCTGAACCAAGTTCTGAACTTTGGGAACTTGCGCGTTCTGACCCGGCCTCTGCGGACCATACCCACCCCCTGCCTGTACCCCCTTCTATTGATCAGCGCCCGCCCTTGGAAGTAGCGACCAGCCGCATCATTCCCCGTAATGGCGAGGCTCAGGATTCCAGGCAGACTCTAAAGAATAATCCCCTATTCAATACAAGCACAAACTCTGCTCGGACCGCCACCCGAGGTGTGACGAATACCCTTACACCTCGCTTGCCTAAACTTCCCTACTGGCGTGTCCTGACTCGAGCTGCAATTGCATGTTGGCACTCTCATATTAGCGTGATCAGGGAGATCGCGTTGGAAACAATCCAAGCCGGCACTTCCGATGCCGGCGTCATCATCCTAGAGGATGACATTGACATGGAAGTAGACATACAGCAGCGCATTGGTCGTCTGTGGGAAGCCTTACCGCCCGACTGGGACATGTTATTCCTTG GACACTGTTGGTCGGCAGAGGGCACCTACCCGCCCCTCAGATCGCATGATCAACTTCACCCCTCACATTCGCCCAAATGTACTCACGCTTACGCAATATCCCGAAAAGGCGCAAGAAGACTGGTTGAACTACTCAGGAAACCATCTGTGGCATACAGCCGGCCACTGGACACCGCTTTCCTGGACTTGATTCGGTCGAACCTGGTCAACGCATATTCAGTTCACCCGAGCGTGGTTATCCAGACTAAGAATACCCCTAGTGATATCTTCCCAGGAAACGGTAGCAGATGGAGGGATATCCTGCAAATGCCAGCATTGAAAGGTTCCGAAAAGATCTGA
- a CDS encoding Chitin synthase III catalytic subunit produces MLGDYVLFQPAVLFVHILALGMTGIMILHIRSKYTAVGRKEILTFFYLYSIVELLAIFLDTQIIPTANNAYPWIVAIYTGLVAATYCCLLINGFIGFQFAEDGTPLSIWGLRGACFAMWGLTFFISICTFQGFAGFSPTQPIGLWVLHFIWPAVCVVIYVVAQLLLVMRTLQDRWPLGDIVLGTAAFVVAQVVLFGFGNTICTAVKHYIDGLFFYSLCILLGVMMVYKYWDSITGDDLEFSVGNKAGMWEIKDEPPAFGVNKYVDNSPSMRSAPSPNGGARQSLFPDQGDARTHSLIGGVSGQNAYVGSGYVGGGTR; encoded by the exons ATGCTCGGGGACTACGTATTGTTCCAGCCAG CGGTGTTGTTCGTACACATATTGGCCCTTGGGATGACGGGAATTATGATTCTTCACATTCGTAGCAAGTATACAGCTGTG GGTCGCAAAGAAATTCTTACGTTTTTCTATCTGTACTCGATTGTTGAACTCTTGGCTATTTTTCTTGACACTCAAATCATTCCGACTGCGAATAATGCATATCCC TGGATTGTGGCTATATACACTGGCCTCGTGGCAGCAACCTATTGTTGTCTACTGATCAATGGCTTTATTGGGTTCCAATTCGCGGAGGACGGAACTCCCCTTTCCATCTGG GGGCTTCGTGGTGCTTGCTTTGCCATGTGGGGGCTCACGTTCTTCATCAGCATTTGTACATTCCAAG GCTTCGCCGGATTCAGCCCGACTCAACCAATTGGGCTCTGGGTCTTGCACTTTATTTGGCCGGCTGTCTGCGTGGTGATATATGTCGTGGCGCAACTCCTTCTTGTAATGCGTACCTTGCAGGATCGATGGCCCCTTGGGGATATTGTTTTGGGCACGGCAGCTTTTGTCGTTGCTCAAGTCGTTTTGTTCGGATTTGGAAACACCATTTGCACCGCA GTTAAGCATTACATAGATGGCCTATTCTTTTATTCATT ATGCATCCTTCTGGGAGTAATGATGGTGTACAAGTACTGGGATTCTATCACGGGCGATGATCTCGAATTCAGCGTGGGCAACAAAGCCGGGATGTGGGAAATTAAAGACGAGCCGCCTGCGTTCGGAGTGAACAAGTACGTCGACAATTCACCATCGATGCGGTCGGCACCATCTCCGAACGGTGGTGCTAGGCAGAGTTTGTTCCCAGACCAAGGAGATGCAAGGACCCATTCCTTGATTGGGGGTGTGAGTGGCCAGAACGCGTATGTTGGATCGGGCTATGTCGGAGGTGGTACTCGTTGA
- a CDS encoding cyclin: MLSVYPQRDDTRTQRSTPDSVFSTQPKPSRRSSTPESLCTVAQNMCNMVCYLWFGRRGQRSSSSNTDSVHQFSPRPEFVSFIADLLATTQVSQSVITLALRYIYTLKQANPSIRGRRGSEYRLAVTALMLANKFLDDNTYTNKTWSDVSRISLAEINQMEKEFLSGLGHSLYVDQATYESWVLMLTGLIDAKDRETEAYWSLRKQETNGCARHLPLPAGQQPRTHRARSSSPTFPFTFTHPPVSAQQPAPLVHVLPPRPITLPPLDMSPSTLVPTRRVSTGKRSAYDAFSPATASASALPFKRAIPSPDSLSPGSDVGGYLASAYVVDHSAGPRPDLKYLPYHTLASSPADNCGHGVRKAVLRYHELQSPSIREHRYPVLPPIRVPQSACTSPRDYVYSSQYPPHPAPRHFPVPPPITPQRDVAMHTPPSLSPQTNVSMYTAPYQRQYTHTRQVYDTDMNDLSPRSQSDNEVRRQSWYQPSPVIAPFANAGPPGVHWNQAPPPLRTSVSVSAPVYQQHTPTWSPIRSRRA; the protein is encoded by the exons ATGCTCTCTGTTTATCCTCAACGGGACGACACCCGAACACAACGGTCAACCCCAGACTCTGTCTTTTCCACACAACCCAAACCTTCGAGACGATCCTCTACACCAGAGTCCCTCTGCACGGTCGCCCAAAATATGTGCAATATGGTCTGCTACTTGTGGTTTGGGCGGAGGGGCCAACGATCATCATCCTCAAATACTGATTCGGTGCACCAATTTTCGCCAAGGCCCGAGTTTGTATCGTTCATTGCTGATTTGCTCGCAACAACCCAAGTTAGCCAATCGGTAATCACGCTCGCATTGCGTTATATCTATACGCTCAAACAAGCCAATCCCTCGATTCGAGGGCGTCGAGGGAGCGAATATCGACTTGCTGTTACGGCTCTGATGTTGGCGAACAAGTTTTTAGACGA CAATACATATACCAACAAAACCTGGTCCGACGTCTCTCGTATTTCTCTTGCAGAGATCAACCAGATGGAAAAAGAGTTTCTCAGTGGCTTGGGTCATAGCCTCTACGTTGATCAGGCCACCTACGAGTCGTGGGTGCTCATGCTTACGGGTCTGATTGATGC TAAGGACCGCGAAACAGAGGCCTATTGGAGTCTTCGTAAGCAGGAAACCAATGGATGCGCTAGACATTTGCCCCTTCCAGCAGGTCAGCAGCCGAGGACACACCGGGCTCGTTCGAGTTCTCCTACATTTCCCTTTACGTTCACGCATCCTCCGGTCTCGGCCCAACAGCCGGCCCCTTTGGTACATGTTCTTCCACCGCGCCCTATTACGCTTCCGCCCCTCGACATGTCACCATCGACCCTGGTGCCAACTCGAAGGGTGTCCACTGGCAAACGTTCTGCGTATGATGCGTTCTCTCCCGCGACTGCCTCAGCATCCGCCTTGCCGTTCAAGCGTGCGATCCCTAGCCCGGATTCGCTCTCCCCAGGCTCAGATGTCGGAGGTTATCTTGCAAGTGCATATGTGGTCGATCACTCGGCTGGTCCGCGGCCAGACCTTAAG TACTTGCCTTACCACACATTGGCGTCTTCTCCTGCAGACAATTGCGGGCATGGGGTCCGCAAGGCTGTTCTTAGGTATCACGAACTCCAGAGCCCCTCCATACGTGAACACAGGTACCCCGTCCTGCCACCGATCCGTGTTCCTCAGTCCGCGTGCACAAGCCCAAGGGACTATGTGTACAGCTCTCAATATCCACCCCACCCTGCGCCTCGACACTTTCCCGTACCGCCGCCGATCACGCCGCAGCGAGATGTGGCCATGCACACCCCACCATCGTTGTCCCCTCAAACCAACGTTTCGATGTACACAGCACCTTACCAGCGCCAGTATACCCACACCCGTCAAGTATACGACACCGACATGAACGACCTCTCTCCACGAAGCCAGTCTGATAATGAAGTGAGGAGGCAATCGTGGTACCAACCCAGTCCCGTGATTGCTCCCTTTGCCAACGCGGGTCCACCGGGTGTGCACTGGAATCAAGCGCCTCCCCCTTTACGCACCTCTGTTTCTGTCTCTGCACCAGTCTATCAACAACATACTCCGACATGGAGCCCCATTCGCAGCCGCCGAGCGTGA
- a CDS encoding tRNA (Uracil-5-)-methyltransferase, with protein sequence MSSIRELSSPIGSPPPTKRAKLDVTEEPTGVHHIAEAPVEKQRDEHKSKKPKRSRVKRQDIEPYSHEDVLWHDVKAVLGSEAVETATSQDKDWESPLPFGTELELTVSGLTSTGDSISVHNSPEGPWAVVVPFALPGEKIRTKIYRSSRLHSFGDLLEVAEANSTMRDSSLIRCKYFGKCAGCQHQMIPYATQLLLKEDIVRKAFENFSGIPGDSIPAPLATIPSPKQYNYRTKITPHFDAPPSNRTRRGGKAKVAAKNADASWELRIGFNQMGRRNVLDIEECPIATPVLNTALVPAREQRGATLLLRDSLEPRSSPCDDGARVQNEVPLSIAKHKDDQGAEHICITDSKAVVHERVGEFEFTFPAGQFFQNNNSVLKPLTDYVRDAILHPIPFEKEGAVASQPPTHLVDTYCGSGLFSITLSPHFEVIAGIEISADSIAFAQRNAELNNIPTSKCTFRAGTASSIFASVGNGEFPPERTAVVIDPPRKGCDEPFIEQLVAFLPATLVYVSCNVHTQARDVGSILRKTQGAAVGRRYRIESIRGFDLFPQTAHVESVAVLRLY encoded by the exons ATGTCATCTATTCGAGAACTAAGTTCTCCCATCGGCTCTCCACCTCCAACCAAACGGGCTAAACTCGATGTGACGGAAGAACCCACTGGTGTGCATCACATAGCGGAAGCGCCTGTCG AAAAACAGCGTGATGAACACAAATCCAAAAAGCCAAAAAGGTCTCGCGTAAAACGCCAGGATATTGAACCATATTCGCATGAAGATGTGTTATGGCACGACGTCAAGGCCGTGCTCGGTTCCGAGGCAGTCGAGACCGCCACCTCACAGGACAAAGATTGGGAATCCCCGCTGCCGTTTGGAACAGAGTTAGAACTCACTGTAAGCGGACTCACTTCAACAG GAGATTCCATCTCTGTACACAATTCTCCGGAAGGGCCATGGGCTGTTGTTGTTCCATTTGCATTACCAGGAGAAAAAATACGGACGAAAATCTATCGCTCCAGCAGACTCCACTCGTTTGGAGATCTACTGGAAGTTGCGGAAGCCAATAGTACTATGCGAGATTCCTCTTTAATCCGCTGCAAATACTTTGGGAAGTGTGCTGGCTGCCAACATCAG ATGATACCCTATGCGACACAATTACTTCTTAAAGAGGATATAGTACGCAAAGCGTTCGAAAATTTTTCTG GAATACCTGGTGATTCCATACCCGCTCCTCTGGCTACGATACCATCACCCAAACAATACAATTATCGAACGAAAATAACGCCACACTTTGATGCGCCTCCTTCAAACAGGACACGGCGTGGTGGAAAGGCAAAGGTTGCAG CCAAGAATGCGGACGCCAGTTGGGAACTTCGGATTGGATTTAACCAGATGGGGCGCAGAAATGTACTCGATATTGAG GAGTGCCCGATTGCCACCCCGGTTCTGAACACCGCGCTTGTCCCAGCACGAGAGCAG CGTGGTGCCACGCTGCTTCTACGGGACTCCCTCGAACCACGGTCCTCGCCCTGCGATGATGGCGCTCGAGTCCAGAACGAGGTACCCCTTTCAATAGCCAAGCATAAGGACGATCAAGGGGCTGAACATATATGCATCACTGATTCGAAAGCAGTAGTGCACGAGCGTGTTGGAGAATTTGAGTTTACCTTCCCGGCTGGGCAATTTTTTCAAAACAATAATTCGGTGCTAAAACCCTTGACCGACTATGTTCGAGACGCGATCTTGCATCCTATTCCCTTTGAAAAGGAGGGTGCTGTCGCCAGTCAACCGCCCACGCATCTCGTGGATACGTATTGCG GAAGTGGCTTGTTCTCAATAACGTTGTCGCCGCATTTTGAAGTAATAGCCGGCATTGAAATATCTGCTGATAGCATTGCTTTTGCGCAACGTAATGCTGAGCTGAATAACATACCAACTTCAAAATGCACATTCCGTGCTGGGACTGCATCTTCGATATTTGCTAGTGTGGGCAACGGTGAATTTCCTCCTGAACGAACGGCGGTGGTGATAGACCCCCCACGAAAGGGATGTGATGAGCCCTTCATCGAGCAATTGGTAGCCTTTCTCCCGGCCACGCTGGTATATGTTAGTTGCAAT GTTCACACTCAGGCTCGAGACGTAGGCTCCATCCTGCGAAAAACGCAAGGCGCTGCAGTAGGACGCAGGTACCGCATAGAGTCTATCAGAGGATTTGATCTTTTCCCTCAAACTGCCCATGTCGAAAGCGTTGCGGTTTTGCGGCTTTATTAG
- a CDS encoding Enoyl-(Acyl carrier protein) reductase, with protein MASRLAQVSGHITNSASRGLLVGEVAIITGAAQGIGRSAALLFAKEGAKIVVSDLDEKKANAVVEEIKKAGGDAIAVAGDVGAEDFPEKIVNATIKSYGQINHIVNNAGFTFDKMIHTMNDESFDLIMKIHVRAPFRLIRAAAPHMRLKGDAAKAVPNRSIVNVSSVSGLHGNVGQINYSAGKSAVVGMTKTIAKEWGAFGVRANTVAFGYIQTRLTAAKGGDNTITVDGKQIALGIPGGGKQPEGPVPGIPLGRPGTPEEAAAAVLFLVSPLASFVSGHTLEVTGGQGI; from the exons ATGGCCTCGAGACTTGCTCAGGTATCCGGACACATCACCAACAGCGCATCACGCGGCTTGTTGGTTGGAGAAGTCGCAATTATTACCG GTGCTGCTCAG GGCATTGGGCGAAGCGCAGCCTTGCTGTTTGCAAAGGAAGGCGCCAAAATCGTTGTTAGCGA CCTGGACGAAAAGAAAGCTAATGCTGTTGTTGAGGAAATTAAAAAGGCTGGCGGAGATGCAATTGCCGTCGCGGGCGACGTTGGCGCCGAGGATTTCCCCGAAAAGATTGTCAATGCTACGATCAA GTCGTATGGTCAAATTAACCATATCGTGAACAATG CTGGTTTCACGTTTGACAAAATGATTCACACCATGAACGACGAATCATTCGA CTTGATCATGAAGATTCACGTTCGTGCACCATTCCGTCTAATTCGAGCCGCCGCGCCACACATGCGTCTCAAGGGAGATGCCGCCAAGGCAGTCCCTAACCGAAGTATCGTTAACGTTAGCAGCGTATCGGGACTGCACGGAAATGTCGG ACAAATCAATTACTCTGCTGGCAAGTCAGCGGTGGTGGGAATGACCAAGACTATTGCAAAGGAGTGGGGCGCCTTTGGCGTGAGGGCCAACACTGTTGCATTTGGTTATATTCAAACTCGCCTGACTGCTGCTAAGGGTGGTGACAACACAATCACCGTTGACGGCAAGCAGATTGCATTGGGTATTCCAGGTGGTGGGAAGCAGCCCGAGGGCCCGGTCCCTGGTATCCCTCTGGGACGGCCAGGTACCCCTGAGGAGGCTGCGGCTGCCGTTCTTTTCTTAGTATCACCATTGGCCAGCTTCGTAAGTGGACACACGCTCGAAGTTACCGGCGGACAGGGGATTTAG
- a CDS encoding tubulin-specific chaperone C, which yields MNDHFDYTEFITTFKAQAQGKAASHQWRLRDSDVFLIELEDALPKSNAPDAKTIDQFSSDIGKLRLKVTEAMASGRLPAYDQRLSSLEGSLAKLRANAKPKSKFSFKSSVNAKPASQALNNGGTPTSPGASLVPKRPSTAAATAKISINNHDHKSLTFTDAEGLDLSSLSSAQSVVVTIGGLSNCFVDLASGTPPIVNALHVQGLKRTVLYAGKIQGSVLLHDCIECTIIVSTHQFRMHTSNATNVFLEVLSNPVIEKCNDIRFGTYPPSDGTVATMEPSRPGMSGDSLPYVVQDFDWMGATPSPHWSTIGSATFHLPITASDGTFDSLLGKLLPQIASSNTCAL from the exons ATGAATGACCATTTCGACTATACCGAATTCATAACTACTTTTAAAGCTCAGGCTCAAGGTAAAGCCGCGAGTCACCAGTGGCGATTACGAGACTCAGACGTGTTTTTGATAGAACTTGAAGATGCGCTACCAAAGAGCAATGCTCCAGACGCGAAAACAATTGACCAGTTCTCTTCTGACATTGGGAAACTTCGCTTAAAGGTAACTGAAGCAATGGCTTCCGGACGTTTACCTGCATACGATCAAAGGCTTT CTTCGCTGGAAGGTTCACTGGCCAAACTCAGGGCAAACGCGAAGCCCAAATCCAAGTTTTCGTTCAAATCGTCCGTCAACGCCAAGCCGGCATCGCAAGCTTTAAACAATGGTGGCACACCCACCTCTCCTGGAGCTAGTTTGGTCCCGAAGCGGCCCTCGACTGCGGCCGCTACGGCCAAGATTAGCATAAACAACCATGATCACAAGTCATTGACATTTACCGATGCCGAAGGGTTGGATTTATCAAGTTTAAGCTCAGCACAGAGCGTTGTCGTTACCATTGGAGGGCTTTCGAATTGTTTTGTTGATCTTGCTAG CGGAACACCGCCGATTGTTAATGCGTTGCACGTCCAGGGCTTAAAGCGCACTGTGCTCTACGCCGGAAAGATCCAGGGGAGTGTACTGCTTCACGATTGTATTGAATGCACCATCATTGTATCAACACATCAG TTCCGGATGCATACCTCCAATGCAACAAATGTATTTCTTGAGGTATTATCTAACCCGGTAATCGAGAAATGCAATGACATACGATTTGGGACCTATCCACCAAGTGACGGCACGGTTGCCACGATGGAGCCGTCAAGGCCAGGCATG TCAGGGGATAGTTTGCCTTATGTCGTGCAGGACTTTGACTGGATGGGCGCCACACCATCACCCCACTGGTCCACAATTGGTTCAGCTACCTTTCATCTGCCCATCACCGCATCTGATGGCACCTTTGATTCTTTACTCGGTAAACTTCTGCCGCAGATCGCTTCAAGTAATACTTGTGCTTTATGA